One genomic region from Phycodurus eques isolate BA_2022a chromosome 16, UOR_Pequ_1.1, whole genome shotgun sequence encodes:
- the gas7a gene encoding growth arrest-specific protein 7a, with the protein MEGSFDTEESFDDPSCLSPQPPGSVSPARRRVHEVKDTKTTINGVTFPLPGEGPEQQLLKPNEWSYCDYFWTDKKDPQGATSVGGFEVLLQKQLKGKQMQKEMAEFVHERIKIEEEYAKNLSKLSLSTLAAQEEGTLGEAWTQLKKSLHDEAEVHLKFSNKLHSEVEKPLLTFRADNFKKDLKKYDHHIADLRKQLASRYIGVEKARKALAERQKDLDVKTQQLEIKLSNKTEEDIKKARRKSTQAGDDLMRCIDLYNQAQSKWFEEMVTTSMELEKLEVDRIEWIQQHLRQYTTLRHETDMFNQGTVEPVDQLLQKVDPAKDRELWVQDNKTGHVRPVDLDI; encoded by the exons ATGGAGGGAAGCTTTGACACCGAGGAGAGTTTTGACGACCCGTCGTGTCTCTCCCCGCAGCCGCCCGGATCCGTGTCGCCCGCCCGGAGGCGAGTCCATGAGGTGAAGGACACCAAGACCACG ATCAACGGCGTGACGTTCCCGCTTCCCGGAGAAGGGCCTGAGCAGCAGCTGCTCAAACCCAACGAATGGAGCTACTGCGATTACTTCTGG ACGGACAAGAAGGACCCTCAGGGGGCCACGTCGGTGGGGGGCTTCGAGGTTCTGCTGCAGAAGCAACTGAAGGGCAAACAGATGCAGAAGGAGATGGCCGAGTTTGTCCACGAGAG GATCAAGATTGAGGAGGAGTATGCCAAGAACTTGTCCAAACTGTCCCTCAGCACTCTAGCAGCGCAGGAAGAAGG AACTCTGGGAGAAGCTTGGACTCAGCTAAAAAAGAGTCTGCACGACGAGGCTGAAGTCCACCTCAAGTTCTCCAACAAG CTTCACTCAGAGGTTGAGAAACCTCTGCTGACGTTCCGAGCCGACAACTTCAAGAAGGACCTGAAGAAGTACGACCATCACATCGCAGACCTCAGGAAACAACTCGCCAGCCGATACATCGGCGTCGAGAAG GCCCGTAAAGCTTTGGCTGAGCGTCAGAAGGATCTGGACGTCAAGACGCAGCAGTTGGAGATCAAACTCAGTAACAAGACAGAAGAAGACATCAAGAAGGCTCGCAGGAAATCCACACAAGCAG GAGATGACCTTATGCGCTGCATTGACCTTTACAACCAGGCTCAGTCCAAGTGGTTTGAAGAAATGGTGACCACCAGCATG GAGCTGGAGAAGCTGGAGGTGGATCGCATCGAGTGGATCCAGCAACATCTGCGGCAGTACACGACGTTGAGGCACGAGACGGACATGTTCAACCAGGGC ACAGTGGAGCCGGTAGACCAGCTACTGCAGAAGGTGGACCCGGCCAAGGACCGAGAGCTTTGGGTCCAAGACAACAAGACGGGCCACGTCAGGCCCGTGGACTTGGACATCTGA
- the rcvrna gene encoding recoverin a: MGNTKSSMLSKELLEELKSNTKYSEAELCSWYQSFLRECPGGKISKEQFEGIYASFFPDADPTAYARHVFRSFDTNSDGTLDFKEYIVALHLTSGGRTRQKLEWAFALYDVDGNGTISKNEILEIVRSIFNMIPADDQESLSEDENTPEKRAEKVWCFFGKKDNDKISEGEFIQGVMDNKDILRLIQYDEPQKIKDKLKEKKQ; encoded by the exons ATGGGGAACACCAAGAGCAGCATGTTGTCCAAGGAACTTCTGGAGGAGTTGAAATCCAACACCAAGTACTCGGAGGCCGAACTGTGCAGCTGGTACCAGTCCTTCCTCCGGGAATGTCCTGGCGGGAAGATCAGCAAGGAGCAGTTTGAAGGCATTTACGCCAGCTTCTTCCCGGATGCCGACCCCACCGCCTACGCCCGCCACGTCTTCCGTAGCTTCGACACCAACTCTGACGGCACCCTGGACTTCAAGGAGTACATCGTGGCACTGCACCTGACCTCGGGCGGAAGGACCCGGCAGAAGCTGGAGTGGGCCTTCGCCCTCTACGACGTAGACGGCAACGGGACCATCAGCAAGAACGAGATTCTGGAGATCGTCAGG TCCATCTTCAACATGATCCCGGCTGACGACCAGGAGAGCCTTTCCGAAGATGAGAACACGCCAGAGAAGAGAGCAGAGAAGGTCTGGTGCTTCTTTGGGAAGAAGGACAATG ACAAAATCTCAGAGGGCGAGTTCATCCAAGGGGTTATGGACAACAAAGACATCCTGCGCCTCATCCAGTACGACGAACCTCAGAAGATTAAAGACAAACTGAAGGAGAAGAAACAGTAG